From a single Paramisgurnus dabryanus chromosome 17, PD_genome_1.1, whole genome shotgun sequence genomic region:
- the qpct gene encoding glutaminyl-peptide cyclotransferase, with product MAAFTSARLLSVISILTTLTRCDTDLWRQDKLKHVATTLSSSELSSVVARTDLDRMWQKDLKSMLVVRYPGSPGSQDVQQHIKSTLGSLKAGWEVTEDSFYAHTPYGQLPFNNIIATLNPAAKRQLVFACHFDSKYYPPQWDGREFLGATDSAVPCSMILELARAQDDELKAVKDSGTDVSLQLLFFDGEEALYQWTSEDSLYGSRHLAHKMATTPHPAGSTSTNQLDGIDLFVLLDLIGGPDPRFGNQFSSTKRWLSRLQNIERRLHGLGLLEDHPNEIQYFWPNLHVGLIQDDHIPFVNRGVRILHLISTPFPAVWHTFDDNEENLDRSSIGNLSKILQVFVLEYLNKKIQNPVPEGS from the exons ATGGCCGCGTTCACGAGTGCGCGTCTTCTGTCGGTCATCAGCATCCTGACAACGCTGACGCGCTGCGACACTGATCTGTGGCGGCAGGATAAG cTAAAACATGTAGCGACCACATTGAGCTCCAGTGAACTGAGCAGTGTTGTAGCTCGTACGGATCTCGACCGGATGTGGCAGAAAGACCTGAAGTCCATGCTTGTTGTGCGCTACCCAGGCTCACCGGGAAGCCAAGACGTTCAGCAG CATATTAAGTCGACCCTTGGCTCACTAAAGGCAGGATGGGAAGTGACTGAAGATTCTTTCTACGCTCATACCCCTTACGGCCAGCTTCCCTTTAACAACATCATTGCTACTCTCAACCCGGCTGCAAAGCGTCAGTTAGTGTTTGCCTGCCACTTTGACTCGAAATACTACCCTCCGCAGTGGGACGGGCGCGAGTTTCTGGGGGCCACAGACTCTGCCGTGCCCTGCTCTATGATCCTAGAACTGGCAAGAGCCCAAGATGATGAACTGAAAGCTGTAAAG GATTCTGGTACAGATGTGTCCCTACAGCTGTTGTTCTTTGATGGAGAGGAGGCGCTCTATCAGTGGACCTCTGAAGACTCTCTGTATGGTTCCCGGCACCTGGCCCACAAAATGGCGACAACTCCGCACCCGGCCGGGTCCACCAGCACCAACCAGCTGGATGGCATT GATCTGTTTGTGCTATTGGATTTGATTGGAGGTCCTGATCCACGCTTTGGTAACCAGTTCTCCAGTACAAAGCGGTGGCTTTCCAGACTACAAAATATCG AGCGACGACTACATGGACTTGGTCTTCTAGAGGATCACCCTAATGAGATTCAGTACTTCTGGCCCAACTTGCATGTGGGTCTAATTCAGGATGACCACATACCCTTTGTCAACCGAG GGGTCCGAATTCTCCACCTCATTTCGACTCCCTTTCCTGCAGTGTGGCACACCTTCGATGACAACGAGGAGAATCTGGATCGTTCCTCCATCGGCAATCTCAGCAAGATCCTGCAGGTCTTTGTCCTCGAGTACCTGAACAAGAAAATCCAGAACCCCGTTCCTGAAGGCTCCtaa